Within Amycolatopsis sp. cg5, the genomic segment AGAGAGGCTGCGCCTCATTGAGCACTCCTTGGGGACGGGAAAGCCAACCGCAAGGCACGCTACTCGATCACAGCCGTCCCGGGCCCGTCACAAAGTTGTGACGGGCCGGGGACGAGTGGTTGCTACTTGTCCAGCGCCTTGCAGTTCGGCTGGTCCTTGCCCGCGGCTTCGAGCTCCGGAGCGCCCTTGATCTGCTTCTCGGGGTCGAAGGTGCTCAGCGAGGTGCCGATCGACTGGAAGGCCAGCGCCGCCGCCTGCACGGCCTGCGCGTCGTTGTCGGGAGCCGCGTCGAGCTTCTGCTTGGCGGCCTTGATCTGGTCGTCGACCGGCTTGAGGGTGTCGAGGAAGGTCTTCTTCGCCGCGTCACCGGCCGCGACCGGGGCTGCGGGCAGCTTGGTGAGCTTCTCGACGGCGGGGCTGATCGCGCCACCGAGGGTCTCGAACAGCTGGGAGATGGCCTTCTTCTTCTCCGCGACCGTGGCGGTCTGGGCGGGAGGAGAGATCTTCGAGGCGTCGAGGTTCGCGAACTCCGTCAGCGAGCCGCAGAAGTCGTTGACCCAGGCGCCCGCGTTGCCCGCCGGAGCGGCGGCGGACGAGGAGCCGGCCGGGGCGGGTGCCGGGGACGAAGGCGACGGGGCGGCCGTCGACGGCTTGTCCGCGGAACCGCAGGCGGTGAGCGCCAGCGCCAGGGCGACCCCTGCGCCGGCAAGACTGAGGCTGCGCCTCATGGTGAACTCCTTAGTAAAGGGACTTTCAAGCGATTCGGACGGTACTCGATCACAGAACACACAGGGCCCGCCACGCGAAAACGCGTGACGGGCCCAGGTGGGTTACAGCCGTGGCTAGCTCGCGACCTCGGCCGGAGTGTCCGACAGCACGGTGCCGCGCTTCTTCGACACCACGATCGCCGCCACGATGATCGCGACCGCGACCAGCGAGATGACGATGCGCAGCGGCGTCGACGCGTCGTCGCCGATGGAGAACTGCACGACCGCGGGGGCGATCAGCACGGAGACCAGGTTCATGACCTTGATCAGCGGGTTGATGGCCGGGCCGGCGGTGTCCTTGAACGGGTCACCCACGGTGTCACCGATGATGGTGGCCTCGTGCGCGTCCGAACCCTTGCCGCCGTGGTGGCCGTCCTCGACCAGCTTCTTCGCGTTGTCCCACGCGCCACCGGAGTTGGCGAGGAAGATCGCCATCAGGGTGCCGGTGGCGATGGCGCCTGCCAGGTAACCGGCGAGCGCGCCGGTGCCGAGGCCGAAGCCGACCGCGATCGGGGCGAACACGGCGAGCAGACCGGGGGTGGTCAGCTCACGCAGCGAGTCACGGGTGACGATGTCGACCACGCGGCCGTACTCGGGGCGCGTGGTGCCCTCCATGATGCCCGGGATGTCGCGGAACTGGCGGCGCACTTCGTACACCACCGCGCCGGCGGCACGCGAGACCGCGTTGACCGCGAGACCCGAGAACAGGAACACGACCGCCGCGCCGACGATGACGCCGACGAGGGTGTTCGGGCTGACGACGGTGTTGATGAACGCGTCCATCGCGTTCGTCGCCGTCTTGGCCGCGTCCGGGACCTTGGCCAGCGCCTTGGTGATCGCGTCCTGGTAGGAGCCGAACAGCGCGGTCGCGGCCAGCACGGCCGTCGCGATCGCGATGCCCTTGGTGATCGCCTTGGTGGTGTTGCCGACCGCGTCCAGCTCGGTGAGGATCTGCGCGGCCTTCTCGTCCACGTCACCGGACATCTCGGCGATGCCCTGCGCGTTGTCCGAGACCGGGCCGAAGGTGTCCATCGCGACGATGACGCCGACGGTGGTCAGCAGGCCGGTGCCGGCGAGCGCGACGGCGAACAGCGCGACGCCGCCGCCGAGCAGGTAGGCGCCGAACACGGCGCCCGCGATGACCAGCGCGGTGTAGACGGCGGACTCGAAACCGACCGAGATACCGGACAGGATGACCGTGGCCGCACCGGTTTCCGAGGTCTTGCCGACGTCCTGGACCGGCTTGTGCTCGGTGCCGGTGTAGTAGCCGGTGAGCTTCAGGATGATCGCCGCCAGCACGATGCCGATGATCACCGCGACGGTCGCGATGACCGCCGGGTTGCCGGACTGACCGGTGGTGCTGACACCCTCGAAGCCCGCGAAGGAGTTCGGCAGGTACACGAACGCCGCGATCGTCGACAGCACCGCGGAGATGGCCGCGGAGATGTAGAACGCGCGGTTGATCGTGACCAGGCCGCCTTCGCCTTCCTTGGCCTTGGTGATGTAGACACCGATGACCGCGGTGATCACGCCGATCGCCGGGACGATGAGCGGGAACAGCAGGCCGTGCACGCCGAACGCCGTGCTGCCCAGGATCAGCGCCGCGACCAGCATGACCGCGTACGACTCGAAGAGGTCGGCCGCCATACCGGCGCAGTCACCCACGTTGTCACCGACGTTGTCGGCGATGGTGGCCGCGTTGCGCGGGTCGTCCTCGGGGATGCCCTGCTCGACCTTGCCGACCAGGTCGGCGCCGACGTCGGCGGCCTTGGTGAAGATACCGCCGCCGACACGCATGAACATCGCGATCAGCGCGGCGCCGAAACCGAAGCCTTCCAGCACCTTCGGCGCCTGGCCCGCGTAGACCATGACGACGACAGCGGCACCGAACAGGCCGAGGCCGACGGTGATCATGCCGACCACGCCACCGGTGCGGAACGCGACCCGCATGGCGACTTCGCGACCGCCCGCCTCGCGTGACGCCGCGGCCACCCGCAGGTTGGCCTGGGTGGCCAGCCACATGCCGAGGTAGCCGATCGCGAACGAGAATCCTGCGCCGACGAGGAAGAACAGGGAGCGGCCGATGCGCTCACCCCAGCCTTCCGCCGGCAACGCGAACAGCAAGAAGAACACGCCGATGCCGAAGATGGCGAGTGTGTTGCGCTGTCGCTTGAGGTAGGCGGCCGCGCCTTCCTGCACCGCCTTGGCGATGTCCTGCATCTTGGAGGTGCCCTGGCCCGCGGCCAGAACCTCCTTGAGCAGCACATAGCCGATGACGAGTGCGGCAAGGGCGACCACGGCGATCACACCGACGATGGTGTAATCACCTCCGGAGAGCTCTAGGCCCTCCGCGAGGAACTGCCGGGACATTCGTCCTCCATGAGACGTCGCCTTTTCCAATGCCGGAAGGCCGGCGAACCGGCGTGCCGTCATTGGCATGGGATCTACACCACAAGTGGTGTGGTTTGCCGGAGTGTATTGGTACTGCGTGGGACGTCGGCAAGGCGTCCCGATACTGATACGTTGAGTGATCTTGTGAGACTGCTCACTAGATCGATTCTTCGCAGGCGCGGCAAGGAATCCGGAACAGGGTTTCGGAGGTTGTCGGTGCGCTGTGCCAAGCTCCTCGGGTGGCAGGCGTGATGGACGGGGAGCGAGCGCGCGCACTGCTGCGCCGGATGACGGCGGGCTTGCCGGAAGATCTCGATCCGATCACCCATATAGCGCAATTTCCCGCCAGGGTCGCGAGCTTCGCCGAGTGGCCGTCGTGGGCGCCGCCGGTGGTGGTGGACGCGTTCCGGTCCTCGGGTGTCGAACGTGCTTGGACACACCAGATCGAAGCCGCCGAATATGCGCGTTCCGGGCGTGATGTGGTCGTCTCGACCGGCACCGCGTCCGGCAAGTCGTTGGCGTACCAGTTGCCGGTGTTGTCCTCGCTGACCGAAGACGAGCGCGCGTGCGCGCTGTATCTCTCCCCGACCAAGGCGCTGGGCGCCGATCAGCTGCGTTCGGTGTCCTCATTGGAGGTGCCGGGCGTACGGCCTGCTTCCTTCGACGGCGACACCCCGATGGCCGAGCGGGACTGGGTGCGCGCGCACGCGCGGTGGGTGTTCACGAACCCGGACATGCTGCATCGCGGGATTCTCGCGTCGCACGCGCGCTGGGCGCGGTTCTTCAAGCGGCTGTCCTATGTGGTCGTCGACGAGTGCCACAGTTATCGCGGGGTCTTCGGCTCGCATGTCGCGCTGTTGTTGCGGCGGCTGCGGCGAGTGGCCCGGCATTACGGCGCCTCACCGGTTTTCGTGCTGGCCTCGGCGACGACGGCCGAGCCAGCCGCGTTCGCGAGCAGGCTCGTCGGCGCGGACTGCGCAGCCGTCACCGAGGACGCCTCGCCGCGCGGCCCGCGCACGATCGCGTTGTGGGAACCGCCTCTGCTGGAAGACTTTTCGGGCGAGAACGGGGCGCCGGTCCGTCGCTCGGCAGGCGCCGAGGCAGGCCGGATCCTCGCCGAACTCGTCATCGAGGGCGCGCGCAGCCTGGCCTTCGTGCGGTCCCGGCTGGGCGCCGAGCTGACCGCGATCGGCGCGCGCCGCATTCTGTCCGAAGTGGACGGTTCGCTGCCCAGGCTGGTGGCCGCGTACCGGTCCGGCTACCTGCCGGAAGAACGCCGCGCGCTCGAAGCGGACCTGCTCGCCGGGCGGCTGCTGGGGGTCGCGACGACGAACGCGCTGGAGCTCGGCGTCGACATCGCCGGGCTGGACGCGGTGGTGCTGGCCGGTTATCCGGGCACACTCGCCTCGTTCTGGCAGCAGTCGGGACGCGCCGGCCGGTCCGGTGATTCCGCGCTGGTGGTGTTCGTCGCCCGCGACGATCCACTCGACACCTATCTCGTGCATCACCCCGCGGCGATACTCGACCGCCCGGTCGAAACCGCGGTGCTCGATCCGGCGAATCCGTATGTGTTGGCGCCGCAGCTGGCTTGCGCGGCGGCGGAGTTGCCGCTGACGACGGGTGAACTCGACGTGTTCGGCGGCGAAGCGGCGAAAACCGTGCTGGACGGCCTGGTTTCCGACGGCGTGCTCCGGCGGCGGCCGAGCGGCTGGTACTGGACGTCACGGGACCGGCCACAGCACGAGGTGGACATCCGTGGCTCCGGCGGCGAGCAGATCGCGGTGGTGGAAGCGGATTCCGGCCGGATGCTCGGCACGGTCGACCCTGGCTCGGCGTGTTTCACGGTGCACCCGGGTGCGGTGTATCTGCATCAGGGCAGTTCTTATGTGGTCGACGAGCTGGACTTCGAAGCCGGGCTCGCGATGGTGCACGCCGAGGCGCCGGACTGGAACACCCAGCCGCGCGAGGTGGTGGACATCGCCGTGCGGAAGACGGTGCTGCGCAAGGATTACGGCGGGGTCAGCGTCTGCCTCGGCGAGGTGGTGGTGACCTCGCAGGTGGTCGGCTATCTGCGGCGGCGACCGTCCGGCCAGGTGCTCGACCACGTTTCGCTCGACCTGCCGGAGCAGGTGCTCGAAACCAGGGCGGTCTGGTACACGATCTCGCCCGAACTGCTGGAGGTACGCGGGGCACCGGGGGCGCTTAGGCCTTGAGCCGGCGCGC encodes:
- a CDS encoding sodium-translocating pyrophosphatase; the encoded protein is MSRQFLAEGLELSGGDYTIVGVIAVVALAALVIGYVLLKEVLAAGQGTSKMQDIAKAVQEGAAAYLKRQRNTLAIFGIGVFFLLFALPAEGWGERIGRSLFFLVGAGFSFAIGYLGMWLATQANLRVAAASREAGGREVAMRVAFRTGGVVGMITVGLGLFGAAVVVMVYAGQAPKVLEGFGFGAALIAMFMRVGGGIFTKAADVGADLVGKVEQGIPEDDPRNAATIADNVGDNVGDCAGMAADLFESYAVMLVAALILGSTAFGVHGLLFPLIVPAIGVITAVIGVYITKAKEGEGGLVTINRAFYISAAISAVLSTIAAFVYLPNSFAGFEGVSTTGQSGNPAVIATVAVIIGIVLAAIILKLTGYYTGTEHKPVQDVGKTSETGAATVILSGISVGFESAVYTALVIAGAVFGAYLLGGGVALFAVALAGTGLLTTVGVIVAMDTFGPVSDNAQGIAEMSGDVDEKAAQILTELDAVGNTTKAITKGIAIATAVLAATALFGSYQDAITKALAKVPDAAKTATNAMDAFINTVVSPNTLVGVIVGAAVVFLFSGLAVNAVSRAAGAVVYEVRRQFRDIPGIMEGTTRPEYGRVVDIVTRDSLRELTTPGLLAVFAPIAVGFGLGTGALAGYLAGAIATGTLMAIFLANSGGAWDNAKKLVEDGHHGGKGSDAHEATIIGDTVGDPFKDTAGPAINPLIKVMNLVSVLIAPAVVQFSIGDDASTPLRIVISLVAVAIIVAAIVVSKKRGTVLSDTPAEVAS